The proteins below come from a single Pseudomonadota bacterium genomic window:
- a CDS encoding four helix bundle protein, which produces MRFEDLVVWKRATSLSAEIYKHFSSCRDYGFKDQITRSGLSVPSNIAEGFERESTRECLKFLSYAKGSCAELRTQIYIGLEIAYIKK; this is translated from the coding sequence ATGAGGTTTGAGGACCTTGTGGTTTGGAAGCGGGCAACCAGTTTGAGCGCCGAAATATATAAGCATTTTTCTTCTTGCCGAGATTATGGTTTTAAAGATCAGATAACCCGTTCAGGTCTTTCTGTCCCCAGCAATATTGCCGAAGGCTTTGAACGTGAATCAACCCGTGAATGTCTGAAATTTCTTTCCTATGCCAAAGGTTCCTGCGCCGAGCTGCGGACGCAAATTTATATTGGTTTAGAAATAGCTTACATTAAAAAA